A part of Bacteroidia bacterium genomic DNA contains:
- a CDS encoding FtsX-like permease family protein — translation MPGKPPVHPPTWMERFLQWGLEAEIAEDILGDLTELFHLHSTEKNNLYARWKYFLSMLSLLPLFRIKLFAFPLTFINPAMIRHYFTIAFRNLRKHLSYSLINVFGLGTGLAACLLLILFVRHEMSYDRFHKNLDRIYRVSMEMRDGDNTRHIAVSPTAVSPVFQREFPEVENGVRLLASGTFSTDVLRYGDRVFQESGLFYADSTFFDIFSFTLTSGDPQHALNNPASIILTASSAKKYFGDENPMGKVLNINNSRDYKVTGVMEDMPPNSHFHVDFLASFSSLQAAKEEIWWSANYQTYLLLKSPEAVAALREKIPALIERELGDELGGNKSLLYRLTPLADIHLFSDAENELEPGSDIRYVYIFSGIALLILLIACINYMNLATARSVDRAREVGLRKVVGAYKSQIFSQFIGESALITFLAIGVAVIFARLSLPLFNTLIHRELSLDFSTTPFLIPLVIVTGIFVSLASGIWPAVVFTKFEPVQILRGKYRSSSGGNLLRKTLVVFQFAISIFLIVCTLVVYRQLYLIQHTRLGYDKDQLVVLPMDREIGAKWETLKGSLKNIPEILEVSAVSENPVKIDGTYTLFKPANEADSRLVQAMASDVDVVQTLGLEIIAGSNYTPASALREDFPFIMNQKAIQTLGWKPEEAVGQLVNLNGRAGFIQAVVADFHIASLHKEITPLVIFLSPYDYYEALVRISPQNPDVAIAHLEKTWKEMVPHRPFEYHFLDDSYQQLYQSEQQIGKAFGIFASLAILIACLGLFGLASFTTLQRAKEIGIRKVLGATVGNIVSMLSKDFSILVLFASMIALPASWYLMNNWLSGFAYRVNVGIFTLVAAAVLAIVLAWLTVGYQSIKAALTNPAETLKDE, via the coding sequence ATGCCAGGCAAACCACCCGTTCACCCCCCCACATGGATGGAGCGATTTCTCCAATGGGGACTGGAAGCTGAAATCGCAGAAGATATTCTCGGCGACCTGACCGAATTGTTTCACCTTCATTCAACGGAAAAAAACAATCTGTATGCCCGATGGAAGTATTTCCTCAGCATGCTGAGTTTGTTACCGCTTTTCAGAATTAAGCTTTTCGCATTTCCTCTCACCTTTATCAACCCTGCCATGATCAGACATTATTTCACTATCGCCTTTCGCAACCTGCGAAAACATCTTTCTTACTCCCTGATCAATGTATTTGGACTTGGAACCGGCCTCGCAGCCTGCCTGCTGCTGATTTTGTTTGTCAGGCACGAGATGAGTTATGATCGCTTTCACAAAAATCTCGACCGGATCTACCGGGTCAGTATGGAAATGAGGGACGGAGACAATACCCGGCATATTGCGGTTTCCCCTACTGCTGTCTCGCCCGTTTTCCAGCGGGAGTTTCCGGAAGTGGAAAATGGGGTACGGCTGCTGGCATCGGGTACCTTCAGTACAGATGTGCTACGATATGGCGACCGTGTTTTTCAGGAATCAGGGCTGTTTTATGCAGATTCTACTTTCTTTGACATCTTTTCTTTTACACTTACATCGGGTGATCCCCAACATGCACTCAACAACCCGGCAAGTATCATTCTCACAGCTTCCAGCGCTAAAAAATATTTTGGCGACGAAAACCCTATGGGAAAGGTGCTGAATATCAACAACAGCCGGGACTACAAAGTTACCGGCGTAATGGAAGATATGCCGCCAAATTCCCACTTCCATGTAGATTTCCTCGCTTCCTTTTCCTCTCTCCAGGCCGCAAAAGAAGAAATCTGGTGGTCAGCCAATTACCAGACATACCTCCTGCTCAAAAGTCCGGAAGCGGTCGCCGCTCTACGGGAAAAAATACCCGCACTCATTGAGCGCGAACTGGGCGATGAGTTGGGTGGAAATAAAAGCCTGCTGTACCGCCTTACGCCACTGGCCGACATTCACCTTTTCTCCGATGCAGAAAATGAGCTGGAACCTGGCAGCGACATTCGCTATGTGTATATTTTTTCGGGTATTGCGCTGCTCATTTTGCTGATCGCGTGCATCAACTATATGAACCTCGCCACAGCCCGGTCTGTGGACAGAGCACGGGAAGTGGGGCTGAGAAAAGTTGTAGGCGCATATAAAAGCCAGATTTTTTCACAGTTCATCGGCGAATCAGCCCTGATTACTTTTCTGGCGATTGGCGTTGCTGTGATCTTTGCACGCCTGAGTTTGCCTTTGTTTAACACGCTGATTCACCGTGAGCTTTCCCTTGATTTTTCTACCACTCCCTTTCTGATCCCCCTGGTTATAGTTACGGGTATTTTTGTCAGCCTGGCTTCAGGAATATGGCCGGCTGTAGTTTTTACAAAGTTTGAACCGGTGCAGATCCTCCGGGGTAAATACAGATCCTCTTCAGGAGGAAACCTCTTGCGCAAAACCCTCGTGGTTTTTCAGTTTGCCATTTCTATTTTCCTGATTGTATGTACCCTCGTCGTGTACCGGCAACTGTACCTGATTCAGCATACCCGCCTGGGTTATGACAAAGACCAGCTTGTGGTTTTACCCATGGACCGTGAAATTGGCGCAAAATGGGAAACCCTTAAAGGCAGCCTGAAAAATATCCCGGAAATACTGGAAGTATCCGCTGTTTCTGAAAATCCGGTAAAAATAGACGGAACCTACACCCTGTTTAAACCCGCCAATGAAGCGGACTCACGCCTGGTACAGGCGATGGCCTCAGATGTGGATGTGGTTCAAACCCTTGGGCTGGAAATCATTGCCGGAAGCAACTACACCCCGGCGAGCGCACTTCGCGAAGATTTTCCCTTTATCATGAACCAAAAAGCCATACAGACGCTTGGATGGAAACCGGAAGAAGCTGTTGGCCAACTGGTCAACCTCAACGGAAGAGCAGGTTTTATTCAGGCAGTGGTGGCGGACTTCCATATTGCCTCGCTCCATAAAGAAATCACACCGCTTGTGATTTTCCTTTCCCCTTACGATTACTATGAAGCACTGGTGCGAATCAGTCCTCAAAACCCCGACGTGGCAATCGCTCACCTCGAAAAAACCTGGAAAGAAATGGTTCCTCACCGCCCGTTTGAATATCATTTTCTCGACGACTCCTACCAGCAGTTGTACCAGTCAGAACAGCAGATTGGTAAAGCCTTCGGCATTTTTGCTTCACTGGCGATATTGATTGCATGCCTTGGATTATTTGGCCTGGCATCTTTTACCACCTTGCAGCGAGCAAAGGAAATCGGGATCCGCAAAGTACTGGGCGCGACTGTGGGAAACATTGTATCGATGTTGTCAAAAGACTTCTCCATACTTGTATTGTTCGCCTCAATGATCGCACTTCCGGCTTCCTGGTATCTGATGAACAACTGGCTCAGTGGTTTTGCCTATCGGGTAAATGTGGGAATATTTACGCTGGTTGCCGCAGCAGTTCTGGCGATTGTACTGGCATGGCTCACAGTGGGGTATCAGTCAATAAAGGCTGCATTGACAAATCCGGCGGAGACCCTGAAAGATGAATAA
- a CDS encoding DUF2723 domain-containing protein, which yields MYRVKVWGPVITFLWIAGVYLLTRNPHPGFGDALGFLYHAEKGFDLATNATSHFLYINFAHIVVVLLPFLSTIVVLSLLSVVFGLLSLERLYRLALYICKDRQAARFTVLIIAFSFTWWRQAVVIEVYTFYCFCVLQVWVLVVKDVISGEYRRLPHAGFWMGLSVLAHIQTLLLIPFFLLYLWWGRSNKKQVALSLGISAALGSVLVVLPLVFHLNPVDAVFFDNHFRGEVLGIHLRDLIMGSFRSLGYLLYNFHIFIPFLVHGLIVTWRQERKMVQLLGLAALPVWLFAMRYNVSDNYVFFLLPYFALAVFAGMSFRFMVSGIQTGWLRICAIILPFVLSPLIYFFAWKTAEQIPAMQAFANSKAYKGGIAFYLWPGQSQAPDPLRLAKEIREGKVAPVPDFERYPMALKYLEIQNL from the coding sequence ATGTACAGAGTAAAAGTATGGGGACCCGTTATCACTTTCCTCTGGATTGCCGGGGTGTATCTTCTAACGCGAAATCCTCACCCTGGTTTTGGTGATGCCCTTGGATTCCTGTATCATGCAGAAAAGGGCTTTGATTTAGCGACAAATGCTACCAGCCATTTTCTTTATATCAATTTTGCACATATAGTAGTCGTCCTTTTACCCTTCCTTTCAACGATTGTTGTGTTGTCGCTCCTTTCGGTTGTATTTGGGTTGCTTTCGCTGGAAAGACTATATCGGCTCGCCCTTTATATCTGCAAAGATCGGCAGGCTGCACGGTTTACCGTACTGATCATCGCTTTTAGTTTTACCTGGTGGCGGCAGGCTGTTGTGATAGAGGTCTATACTTTTTATTGCTTTTGTGTTTTGCAGGTATGGGTATTGGTTGTAAAAGATGTCATTTCCGGAGAATACCGCCGCTTACCCCATGCGGGTTTCTGGATGGGTTTATCTGTGCTGGCGCATATTCAGACTTTGTTACTGATTCCCTTTTTTCTTTTATATCTCTGGTGGGGAAGATCAAATAAAAAACAGGTTGCCCTTTCTTTGGGTATAAGTGCCGCTTTGGGGAGTGTATTGGTCGTTTTGCCTTTAGTTTTTCATTTAAACCCGGTTGATGCTGTATTTTTTGATAACCATTTTCGGGGAGAAGTTTTGGGCATTCATTTGCGGGATCTCATCATGGGGAGTTTTCGCAGCCTGGGATATCTTTTGTACAATTTCCATATTTTCATTCCTTTTTTAGTTCATGGGCTGATCGTAACCTGGCGGCAGGAACGGAAAATGGTACAGTTGCTGGGGCTTGCGGCACTTCCGGTCTGGTTATTTGCCATGCGGTATAATGTTTCAGACAACTATGTATTTTTCCTGTTGCCATATTTTGCACTTGCTGTATTTGCCGGTATGAGTTTTCGCTTTATGGTTTCCGGAATTCAGACCGGATGGCTGAGGATTTGCGCAATAATTTTACCATTTGTCTTATCGCCATTGATATATTTTTTTGCGTGGAAAACAGCTGAACAAATACCTGCTATGCAGGCGTTTGCCAATTCCAAAGCCTATAAGGGCGGAATCGCCTTTTATCTTTGGCCCGGACAATCGCAGGCACCTGACCCGCTCCGGCTGGCTAAGGAAATTCGGGAGGGGAAAGTAGCTCCTGTGCCAGATTTTGAGCGGTATCCCATGGCTTTAAAGTATCTGGAAATCCAAAACCTATAA
- a CDS encoding DUF1684 domain-containing protein: MRIFNLSLLVLVFIFLTAFSGSDKGYIRKIEKHRRQVHREFKNPETSPFRKEASAFHGLEYFAPDPAYRVVAQVKLTPEAQAFEMPTSDPKRNKKFVSYARLSFELKGETFELLAYRNLQLAGVKQYEDHLFLPVTDLTTGAETYGGGRYLDLNVPKDNTIEIDFNLLYNPYCAYSDGWSCPIPPPENFLNTRIEAGVKDYRAH, translated from the coding sequence ATGAGGATATTTAATTTATCACTACTGGTACTGGTGTTTATTTTCCTGACTGCTTTCTCGGGCTCTGACAAAGGCTATATCCGTAAAATAGAAAAACACCGCAGGCAGGTTCACAGGGAATTTAAAAACCCTGAAACTTCTCCTTTCAGGAAAGAAGCTTCAGCATTTCACGGGCTGGAATATTTTGCACCTGACCCTGCCTACCGGGTAGTCGCTCAGGTAAAACTTACTCCTGAAGCGCAGGCATTTGAGATGCCGACCAGCGACCCAAAGCGAAATAAAAAATTTGTATCCTACGCCCGGTTATCTTTTGAACTTAAAGGCGAAACTTTTGAGCTTCTGGCCTACCGCAACCTCCAGCTCGCAGGTGTAAAACAATACGAGGACCATCTGTTTCTCCCGGTTACCGACCTTACTACAGGTGCAGAGACTTACGGAGGTGGAAGATATCTCGACCTCAATGTACCCAAAGACAATACCATAGAAATCGACTTTAACCTTCTATATAATCCTTATTGTGCTTACAGCGACGGATGGTCATGCCCGATCCCGCCGCCGGAAAATTTCCTCAATACGCGTATAGAAGCAGGCGTAAAAGATTATCGGGCTCATTAA
- a CDS encoding helix-turn-helix transcriptional regulator, with product MKGTYLGELEEIVLLTVAALFDEAYGVSVKQEIENRMGRSISVGALHTALKRLEDKGYLSSRLGEATAERGGKRKRFFRVTVYGYRALTEAKDLRSQLWDSVPPVAFDFS from the coding sequence ATGAAAGGGACTTATCTCGGAGAACTGGAAGAAATCGTACTACTGACAGTCGCAGCTTTATTTGATGAGGCGTATGGCGTAAGCGTAAAGCAAGAGATAGAAAACCGTATGGGCAGATCGATCAGCGTAGGTGCCCTGCACACAGCCTTAAAACGTCTGGAAGACAAAGGATATCTCAGCTCCAGGCTGGGTGAAGCCACCGCCGAACGCGGGGGAAAACGCAAACGCTTTTTCCGTGTTACGGTCTATGGCTACCGGGCCCTGACCGAAGCCAAAGATCTGCGCAGTCAACTATGGGATTCTGTACCCCCTGTCGCTTTTGATTTTTCTTAA
- a CDS encoding Crp/Fnr family transcriptional regulator, producing the protein MNTENGSIWYLEEVNLLECFCPINGAEENYAKQPKRQYKKGEFIYFSDDNSDRVFFIHKGAVKIAGYTEDGNEMIRAILHPGEIFGEMAVYGENKRNDYAAAVEDTELCILRREDVVGLMRDVSGFQDFLNKLMGQRVIYTQKRLESLLFKDAKTRIAEYILEQARKSGRNIVDGSVVIRNYLTHQEIANFTGTSRQTVTTILNQFREDNLLDFDRKRIRVKNLQKLQAEVA; encoded by the coding sequence ATGAATACGGAAAATGGCAGTATATGGTACCTCGAAGAGGTAAACCTCCTGGAATGCTTTTGCCCAATCAACGGCGCGGAGGAAAATTATGCCAAACAACCCAAAAGGCAATATAAAAAGGGAGAGTTTATCTACTTCAGTGATGATAACTCTGATCGGGTATTTTTTATCCATAAGGGCGCAGTCAAAATTGCCGGATATACAGAAGACGGCAATGAAATGATTCGCGCGATTCTTCACCCCGGAGAGATATTTGGGGAAATGGCGGTTTACGGAGAAAATAAACGAAACGATTATGCCGCAGCAGTTGAAGATACGGAACTATGTATCCTCAGACGGGAAGATGTGGTCGGATTGATGCGTGATGTCTCCGGATTTCAGGATTTCCTCAACAAACTAATGGGGCAACGGGTGATTTACACTCAAAAACGCCTGGAATCGCTGCTTTTTAAAGATGCTAAAACACGAATCGCTGAATATATTCTGGAGCAAGCCCGAAAAAGTGGAAGAAATATCGTCGATGGCTCGGTCGTTATTCGCAACTACCTGACCCATCAGGAAATCGCAAACTTCACAGGTACATCCCGGCAAACAGTTACCACCATCCTCAACCAGTTTCGCGAAGACAATCTGCTGGACTTTGATCGAAAACGTATCAGAGTAAAAAATCTACAGAAACTGCAGGCCGAAGTGGCATAG
- the murI gene encoding glutamate racemase, which produces MNPSPIGIFDSGLGGLSVWKEVKIACPSESLIYYADSGNCPYGSRPPEEIIHLSSEITQFLLRKHCKLIVVACNTATAAAIAHLRANFSVPFVGIEPALKPAAQLTKTGHIGVLATRGTFAGAHYQRTKEKFASKVEVHIQIGEGLVELVENNQANTPEAETLVRRYIGPMLDAGVDQIVLGCTHYPFLLPVMERVAGDRANIINPAPAVARQVVSQLEQLGLAAPEENQPEYSFFSSGDSARIFEMIG; this is translated from the coding sequence GTGAATCCATCACCCATTGGCATATTTGACTCCGGACTTGGCGGTCTTTCTGTATGGAAGGAAGTAAAAATCGCCTGTCCATCCGAGTCGCTGATTTACTACGCCGACAGCGGCAATTGTCCGTATGGCAGTCGTCCCCCGGAGGAGATTATTCATCTCTCCTCCGAAATCACCCAATTCCTCCTCCGCAAACACTGCAAACTGATTGTCGTCGCATGTAATACCGCAACGGCAGCGGCCATCGCACATCTACGGGCAAATTTTTCCGTACCGTTTGTCGGGATAGAGCCCGCATTAAAGCCGGCAGCGCAGCTGACGAAGACGGGCCATATCGGCGTGCTCGCTACCCGCGGCACCTTTGCCGGGGCACATTACCAGCGCACAAAAGAAAAATTTGCGAGCAAGGTGGAAGTCCATATCCAGATAGGAGAAGGCCTGGTCGAACTCGTTGAAAACAACCAGGCCAATACACCGGAAGCAGAAACACTGGTACGCCGATACATCGGCCCCATGCTCGACGCTGGAGTAGATCAGATTGTACTGGGTTGTACGCATTACCCATTTCTCCTGCCTGTCATGGAGAGGGTGGCCGGAGACCGGGCAAATATCATCAATCCCGCCCCGGCTGTGGCGCGGCAGGTCGTAAGCCAGTTGGAACAGTTGGGATTGGCTGCACCGGAAGAAAATCAGCCGGAATATTCGTTTTTCAGTAGCGGTGACAGTGCGCGTATATTCGAGATGATTGGATAA
- a CDS encoding M1 family metallopeptidase, producing the protein MKITYLAGWMKILPVVLWLAGCTIESPVEDEIADPHSYSRPYEARVTHLDLDIVVDFEKEILQGTALLTVEKVRRNAKELYLDVKDLDIHSVMISPDGTDEKIATYKLGENDSIMGQALMVELRQNTRYVSVVYSTKPGAEALQFLPKELTADKRSPFFLTQSQAINARTWVPVQDSPGIRFTYNATVKVPDGLMAVMSAKNPVEVMPGGVYSFEMKQPIPAYLLALAVGDFVFRPVGARTGIYAEPGVIDAAVWEFAEMEQMMTIAEELYGPYQWERYDLIVLPPSFPFGGMENPRMTFATPTVITGDRSLVALVAHEMAHSWSGNLVTNATWNDFWLNEGFTVYFENRIMEKLKGREYSEMLAQISYEDLEEEVEGLWPDDSLDTRLAIDLTGRNPDDGVGSIAYDKGYFFLRLIEENVGREAFDDFLKSYFAENAFQTMTTDHFVTILQQNLLSKYPDMEMKIELHDWVYGTGIPDNIPYQPSVRFKAVEDQVAAWIAGISPEKLTTTGWSSHEWQHFIRSMPDSLNISQMAALDSVFSLSKNTNPEIQCIWYVKSIHNQYTQAHPAIRAFLKKVGRRKFLEPIYKEMVKTEEGKKLALDIYQEARPNYHPIAVTSMDVILDYKNHEDI; encoded by the coding sequence ATGAAAATAACCTATTTAGCCGGATGGATGAAAATTCTTCCGGTCGTGTTGTGGCTGGCTGGTTGCACCATTGAATCACCCGTAGAAGACGAAATTGCAGATCCGCACTCTTACTCCCGCCCTTATGAAGCGCGGGTCACTCATCTTGATCTGGACATTGTCGTAGATTTTGAAAAAGAAATTTTACAAGGAACGGCCCTGCTTACGGTTGAAAAAGTGCGCAGAAATGCAAAAGAGCTCTACCTGGATGTAAAAGATCTGGATATTCACTCGGTAATGATCTCCCCCGATGGTACAGATGAAAAAATTGCAACCTATAAATTAGGAGAAAATGACTCCATTATGGGGCAGGCGCTGATGGTGGAGCTCCGGCAAAATACCCGGTATGTGAGTGTGGTATACTCCACAAAACCTGGTGCTGAAGCCTTACAGTTTTTGCCCAAAGAACTTACGGCAGATAAGCGTTCGCCCTTTTTCCTGACACAATCTCAGGCGATCAACGCACGTACCTGGGTTCCGGTACAGGATAGCCCGGGCATTCGCTTTACTTACAACGCCACGGTCAAGGTACCCGACGGGCTGATGGCTGTAATGAGTGCCAAAAACCCCGTAGAGGTTATGCCCGGAGGCGTTTATTCCTTCGAAATGAAACAGCCGATTCCCGCTTATTTACTGGCACTGGCTGTGGGCGATTTTGTTTTCAGACCCGTAGGCGCACGTACCGGCATTTATGCAGAACCGGGAGTAATTGACGCGGCCGTTTGGGAATTTGCCGAAATGGAACAAATGATGACGATCGCTGAAGAACTCTACGGCCCTTACCAATGGGAAAGATATGATCTGATTGTCTTGCCGCCCAGTTTTCCCTTTGGTGGAATGGAAAACCCCCGGATGACCTTTGCTACCCCTACGGTCATCACAGGTGACCGATCCCTGGTGGCACTTGTAGCCCATGAGATGGCGCACTCCTGGTCGGGAAACCTTGTGACCAATGCCACATGGAATGATTTCTGGCTGAATGAAGGGTTTACGGTCTATTTTGAAAACCGCATCATGGAAAAACTCAAAGGCCGTGAATATTCGGAAATGCTGGCACAAATCAGTTATGAGGACCTGGAAGAAGAAGTAGAAGGTTTATGGCCGGATGATAGCCTTGACACCCGGCTGGCCATTGATCTTACAGGTAGAAACCCGGATGACGGGGTCGGCTCTATTGCTTACGACAAAGGGTATTTTTTTCTGAGACTTATTGAAGAAAATGTCGGCCGCGAGGCATTTGATGATTTCCTGAAGAGCTATTTTGCAGAAAATGCCTTCCAAACCATGACGACCGATCATTTTGTAACGATTCTTCAGCAAAATCTTCTCTCCAAATACCCAGACATGGAAATGAAAATCGAACTTCACGACTGGGTTTATGGAACCGGTATTCCCGATAATATTCCCTATCAGCCATCTGTCAGGTTTAAAGCGGTGGAAGATCAGGTTGCAGCCTGGATCGCAGGTATTTCTCCGGAAAAACTCACAACCACAGGATGGAGTTCACATGAATGGCAGCATTTTATTCGAAGCATGCCTGATTCGCTGAACATATCACAAATGGCAGCCCTCGACTCTGTATTTTCGTTGAGTAAAAATACAAATCCTGAAATTCAGTGTATCTGGTATGTAAAATCCATTCACAATCAATATACTCAGGCCCATCCGGCAATCCGGGCCTTTCTGAAAAAAGTAGGACGGAGAAAATTTCTTGAACCTATTTACAAGGAAATGGTTAAAACAGAAGAAGGGAAAAAACTGGCCCTCGACATCTACCAGGAAGCAAGACCCAATTATCACCCGATTGCCGTCACAAGTATGGATGTTATTTTGGATTATAAAAATCATGAGGATATTTAA